A stretch of DNA from Synechococcus sp. PROS-9-1:
CAAGTCTTCGGCTTCCACCTGGTCGCGCCCGCTGAGGGCGGCATGGGCTTTGGCGGCACGCACGGCATAGAGCTCGGAACGATGCCCTTCCACGCCACCGCGAATCGCCTCTGTCACCAGATATTCGATCTGTTCGCTGCTGGCCTTCACATCCGGTAGCCACTGCCGCGCCAAGAGCAGTTGGGTGGCGAGCGCGTCGGTTTCTTCGCTCCATTGCTCTGAGAAGCTCCGGCTGCACTGACCGTGGGCCAGCACCGCGTTGGTGATCTCTACTCGTTGCTCAGTGCTAACGATTTGATTGGCGGACAAGACGATCGCAAAGCGATCTAACAGGTGATCTCTGATGGCCCCTTCTTCAGGGTTATAAGTGGCAATCAGCAGTGGCCGGCAGGGGTGGCTCAGGCTGAGCCCCTCCCGTTCCACCTGGTTTTCGCCGCTGCCAACGGCGGCGAGTAAAAGATTGATGATCCCGTCGTCGAGCAGGTTCAGCTCATCCACGTAGAGCACACCGCGGTGTGCTTCCGCCAGCAATCCCGGCTGGAAAATGGCGGAACCACCGGCCAAGGAGGCGGTGACATCAACGGAGCCCACCAGGCGGTCTTCCGTAACGCCAAGGGGGATCTGGATGAACGGGGCTGGAATCACTGTTGTGGGTGGATTTTGCTGCCGTTCGCCCCAATCCTGGGCATCTTGTGGATCGAGGTTGCGTCCCGGCAGCTTGGTCTCTCCAGCCGCTTCAAGGTCAACGATGTCGATGGGAGGAAGCAGGGCATGCAATCCTCGAGCCAGCACCGACTTTCCTGTTCCACGCCCGCCAGCAATGATCACGCCGCCTAAGCCTGGATCCACTGCTGCCAGAAGCAGAGCCAGCTTGAGGGTGCCGTGGCCGGTGATCGCCGCCAACGGAAATGCACGGCTGGCTTGATCCAGCGAAGCTGTACTGATGACTCCGTTTGATGTCACCCCGCTTGCAACCATGGATGCGCCTTGACTCCACCTGTGAGAAACAGTCTCGCTGATCAGAGCTACAGCCTTGCTGTGGCCCTTGGCGCCAATCAGGCCAGTCCTGCTGGCTCGCCGCTGCAGACCCTGACGGCCGTAAGGCCTTTGCTTGAGGGTGTGATGCGCAGCTGGGCCCAGTCGATGGAAGGGAGCAACCCAGGGACAAGGACTCCGCACTGCAACTCTTCAGCACTGACGTTGTCTTGGTCTCCGTTGCAGCAGACCGCACCTGTGGGTGGACCGATCGATCAGCCCTCCTATCTCAATGCCGTTCTGCTGGTGAAGGGGATGGACGTTAAACCTGCGTCGACCACTGCATTGCATTTGCTGGATGCACTTCAACAGTTGGAGCAATCGTTCGGGCGCAACCGCTCTCAAGAAGAACGCTGGGGTCCTCGGCCATTAGACCTTGATCTGTTGTTTTGGGGCGAGTTGCGTTTGGATCACCCGCGTTTAACGCTGCCCCACCCCCGCTTGCATTTGCGCTGTTTTGTGATGGAGCCACTGCTGGCGGCCATGCAGAACTCAACGCCCTGGCTGAGCTGATCGCACGCCTGTGGACCTGAACCCGCCATGCTGGTTTTAACGATTGCTCGACCTGCATGGCCCCGCTGCCCGCGCCTGAGCCCTCCATGTGTTTGGAGACCCTCGAGACCATGGATGCGCGCAAGATTCGTTTCGAGCGCAATCGCATCCGCTTGCCGATGGGGGTGGAAGGAACGTTTGGAATCATTCGCCACCCCGGGGCTTCATTGGCGGTTCCGATCAACGCTGACGGCCAGGTGGTGATTTTGCGCCAATACCGTTTTGCAGTGCAGGCACGTCTCCTTGAGTTTCCAGCGGGCACCCTTGAAGAGGGTGAAGATCCTTTGGAATCGATGCAGCGCGAGCTTGGGGAAGAAGCTGGATACAGCGCTGCTCGTTGGGATTCGCTCGGACCGATGTTGCCTTGTCCTGGCTACTCGGACGAAGTGATTCATTGCTTTCTGGCGCGGGACCTCACGCGTTTGGAGCATCCACCTGCTGGCGATGACGATGAGGATCTTGAGGTGATCCTGATGAGTCCGTCCGAACTGGATGCCCGCCTTGCGTCCGGTGATGAGTGGCTGGATGGCAAAAGCGTCACCGCCTGGTTCCGTGCCAAGCAACTGCTGGGTCTCTGATGGCAGCGTCTCGCGTTCTGTTTTGGCATCGCCGCGACCTGCGCTTGGCCGACAATCTCGGTCTGCAGGCGGCTGTGGAGATCAGCCCTGCGGTGACGGGCGTGTATGTGCTGGATCCAGCGCTGATCCACCCTCCTGAGTCGTTGCCACCCATGGCTCCGGCCCGCCTTTGGTTCTTGGTGGAAACCCTGCGCGAACTCCAGCAGCGTTGGAGTGAAGCTGGGAGTCGTTTGCTTGTGGTGGCTGGCGACCCGGTGCAGGTGTTGCCGCGATTGGCGTCGCTGCTGGAGGTGCCGGCGGTGGTGTGGAGCCGTGATGTTGAGCCTTATGCACGGGAACGCGACCGTCAGGTGGCCAAAGCCCTGCAAGCTGATGGGCGCAAGGTTTTGGTGGACTGGGATCAGCTGCTGCTGGCACCAGATCTGATCAAAACAGGCGGTGGTGATCCTTATCGGGTCTATGGCCCCTTTCTGCGCAATTGGCGCGGACAGGTGGAGCGCAGTGCACCAACCACTGTGGACGCTCCCATGGCCTTGATCGATTTGGAGGCCGAGACGCTGGTGGCTGTCAGTGGCGGTGAGGGCTCTCTCGGCCGCTTGTGCGCTGAGGGTCAGCGGCAGCTGGAGCAGCTGCAGGTTGAGCATGGTTTTCATGGCGTGGATCTCTGCCCAAGCCGCCCAGGAGAGGCCGCGGCTGCTGAGCAGTTGGCCACCTTTGCGGACGGAGCATTGCTGGCCTATGAACCCGATCGCAATTTTCCTGGGATGCCAGGAACCTCTTATCTCAGTGCGGGCCTGAGTGTGGGTACGGTCAGTCCTCGTCAGGCCTGGTGTGCTGCCCAAGGCGCCAAGGAGATCGCCCGCAGCGATGAGCAACGGCAGGCAATCACGGTGTGGGAACAGGAACTCTGCTGGCGTGAGTTTTACCAGCAGGCCTTGTTTCATTTCCCTGAGCTAGTGGATGGTCCTTACCGAGAGCAGTGGCGGCGTTTCCCTTGGGAGAACAACAACGACTGGTTTGATGCTTGGCAGGAAGGACAAACGGGGATGCCGATCATCGATGCAGCGATGCGACAGCTCAACCAAAGCGGCTGGATGCACAACCGTTGCCGCATGATCGTGGCCTCCTTTCTTGTGAAGGATTTGATCTGTGATTGGCGTTGGGGCGAGCGTGCCTTCATGGAGCTGGAGGTGGATGGAGATTTGGCCGCCAATAACGGCGGCTGGCAATGGAGTGCCAGCAGTGGCATGGATCCCAAGCCTTTGCGGATCTTCAATCCGGCCACTCAGGCTTCAAAATTTGACGCCGAAGGCGAGTACATCCGCGAATGGGTGCCTGAATTGCGGCACGTGAACACCAAGGATTTAATCAGTGGTGAGATCGCTGCTTTAGAGCGCAGGGGGTATCCGGAGCTGCTGATTAATCATAAGGTGCAGCAGGCCAAGTTCAAAGCCCTTTACGCCACCATCCGCTCTTGACTCTGAGCAACGAGTTGTTCGCGCAACACCGCGATCACGCGATCCTGTTGTTCGGACGTTAATTCCGGAAAAATCGGCAGACTCAGCACCTCGCTGCACAGTTGATCTGTGATGGGAAGGTCGTCTTCAGCGTGCTTTTGGTCGTCGTAAGCCGGCTGGCGATGGATGGGGATGGGGTAGTAGATGATCGTGTTCACGCCCTGCTCTTGAAGGCTTTGCTTGAGCCAGTCCCGGCATCGACTGGTGGGCAGGCCCAAGGGGCTGGCTGCTTCAGCGCAGGTTCCGCCGCAAGACGGCTGATGTCCTGGGCAAAGACGCACGCGCACCACAAACTGGTTCCAACCATGGCCAACGCTTTCCTCAGCGGCGGAATCGGGCAGCTGAACGCCTGGGAGGTCTTTGAGAACATCGAGGTAGCGCTTGGCAATCGCTGTGCGCTTCTCGACCCATTCGTTGAGGTGAGGCAGCTTCACGTTGAGAACAGCGGCCTGAATTGAATCCAGGCGGCTGTTGTAGCCCAAGGCGGTGTGAAGGTAGCGACGTGGCATGCCGTGCACCGCGAGTTCACGCATGCGTTGCGCCAAAGCATCGTCTTGGCAGGTCATGGCGCCGCCATCACCAGCAGCTCCGAGATTTTTCGTGGGAAAAAAGCTGAAGCAGCCGACATCGCCCCAACTGCCTACGGGTTTGGAGTCCCAGCTGGCTCCGGTGGCCTGGGCGCAGTCCTCCACCACTTTGAGCCCATGGCGATGAGAGATGTCCATGATGCGGGCCATATCCACCGGACGGCCAAACAGATGGACCGGTAGGAGGACCTTGGTGGCGGGTGTGATCGCCGCTTCAATCAGATTGAGGTCGATCAGATAGGTCTCAGGGTCCACGTCCACGAACACGGGCGTCGCCCCTACGGCGCTGATCGCTTCAGCCGTTGCGAAGAAGCTGAAGGATGCGGTGATCACCTCATCGCCAGAGCCGATGCCAAGGCCTCTTAGTGCCAGGACCAACGCATCGGTACCGCTGTTGCAACCCACGGCATGGCGACAGTTCACGCTTGCTGCAAACGCGTCCTCAAAGGTTTTGATCTCGGCGCCACCGATGTATTGCCCACTGCGCAACACCCGCAAGACGGCATCATCGAGCTCCGATCCGAGGTCGGCAAGCTGATCTGTGAGGCTGAACGGAGGCACCTGCATGGCGGGCACCTTAAGTCGATTGATCAAACCATGGGGGTTCTTCGCCCGGGTCCCATTTGATGTTGCAGCCCACCGAAGGCAGCTGCGTCTCGCTCACAGGCGTTCCAGCCAAGATATTTGTGAGGGCAGCCCGTAGGTCAGCTCCGTCGAGAGGCTGGTTATTCCCTGGCCGACTCGCATCCAGTTGGCCGCGATAGCGAAGCGTTTGCGTGCCATCGGCATCGGGTGCGAAGGCATAGAACTCAGGGGTGCAGGCTCCACGCAGGTCTTTGGCCAGAGTTTGCTGCTCATCCAGGAGATAGGGGAAGCTCCAACCCTGCTGATCGGCCTGTTGACGCAGCCCATCACGACCGTCTTGCGGATGGGTGGTGAGGCTATTGCTGGAGATGGCGATCAGGGTCATCTGGTCACCGAAATCCGCCTCCATACGGCTGATCTCTGGCTCCACGTGTTTCACGAAGGGGCAGTGAGCACAAATCAGCATCACCAACAGGGGGCGCCCTGGTAGATCCCTGCTATTCACCACGGCATCCAGTGAGGACCAGGGGGCATGACCCGACACCAAGGGCAGTGAGAATCGAGGCAAAGGATGCTGAAGAGGAAGCATCGTGGATGGTGTCAGGACCATGGCATCAAGCGATGGTGGATCTCGCCATCCTGGGCCGGTACACAATGACCTGTCAAAGAGGGATCGAGTTGATGGTGCGGCTGCTGACAATGGTGGTCATGGCAGGACTATTGAGCGCCTGTGCGCAGAAGAAAGCAACCACCTGGAAAGTCTTTCCCCTGCAACGCAATACTCCCCATGACGGACTTGCTGTCGTCAGTCAACCCGATGGTTATGGGGTTCATCTCTACTTGGAAACCGAGACCAGCGATCCAGGCGTGTGTTCGCCCCGCTGGCTTCCAGACTCGGCGCGATTATTCAATGGCAACGGCAGTGCTCCGTTTAGTTCGGGATTGGCGCCCCGCTCAGAGTTCCTTTCAGCAGTAAATCGGAGAGACGTTCGCAACACCTTGAAGCAAGAGCTCGAGGCGCTGTGCAAGCTCCGAGCTCCCAAGGCGCGTTGGCAATGGCTGGAACCACCGTTGAATCCATCAGAGCTGACGCCTGTGAGCCTTCCTGCCTTGGAACATCCAGACCTTCTCACCGATCCTGTTGAGGAACAAGAGCGCGAGGACAAGCTTTTGAAGGAGGACTAAAACCCCTCCCAGACCACAGGTTCTGCCTCCCTCCAATAGCGGCTAAAGCGCCCCAGCCGTGGTGATTTGGCTAACTCGACAAAGGGATCCGGATCGAGCATCCAGAGGGGAAGTTCTCGATCAATGGCCGCAGCGATGCGTTGGAGACGGGGATCCACTGCGGTGCTGGTGACTACAGCATCAGCTCCGTGGCGTTGCGCAAAACGCAGCACTTCAGCCGCTACATCGCCTCGCCTGAGGGTGAGCGGAAGGCTCAAGGCGGATTCGTACAAAAAGCCGATGCGTTTGCGGCTGATGGCCTGGTCTTGAATCCAGGCGTCGTCGAACACGAACAGACCTGGTGCGCTGGGATAGTCCTGAAGAGCAGGATTGGCTGGTCCCAGGGCTTCTTCATGCACCCAAAGGATTGGTTTGCGTGGGTCCATCAAAATCGCTGGGTACTGGGCCGTGAGCTGGGGCGGGATGAGCGACGCGCTGTCCCCTCACGGATGGCTGGCTGAACCTTGAACAGCTGTTGTTCCAACTGCTCGTAACTGCGATCAAAGGGACAGGATTTGTTGCTTGGACAGTCCTGGCAATACAACCCGTTGCTGTAGCGCTCCAGGTTTTGGCGATTAAAGAAATAGGGCTTGTGACTGAAGCTGCTGGCCACCCACTGCCAGCTGAGGTGGTTGCTGGCGGGGTCGCCATCCAGTAGGTGCTCCAGGAACCAGTCAGCCCCCGCACGCCAGTGCACCCGTCTCCAGTGCACGAGATAGGCCGCCATCCACATCCGCGCGTGGTTATGCAGCCATCCATGGGTAACTAGTTCGTTCCTGAAGCCGTCCATGCAGGCAAGTTGTGTTTGTCCTTCCCGGATGTCATCGGGGAGATCCTGCTGATACTCACTGGCGTCATGGCCGGTTTTGTGATCTTCCTGATCGTCATAAACACGATCGCCGAGATCAAGCCACATCCGCTGCCAGAAATCGCGCCATCCCAGCTCATTGATCAGTTTTCCGCCGTCGTTCCTTGCTTGGTTGTTCTGTTTCAGCTGTGAGAAGACGGCATCTCGCACTTCCGCGAGCGTGAGAATTCCGTGGCGGATGTAGGGCGAGAGGCGTGTGACCGAGCCGTTGAGGTGGTTGCGACTGCGGCCGTAGCGCTTGGCATCTATCGCACTCAGTTGCCATTCAGCAGCGGCTCGACCGCCTGCGATCGGACTGAGCTCCCCGGATGCGGTTGGAAACTCTTGCGCTAACAAGGAATTCAGCGCCGAGCGCTCGTGAAGATCTCGGGGCAGATCTGTGGATTCGCTCGGCCAACTGAGCGGCGCAACGTGCGGCAGCCTGGACACCGGGGCATGTCAAAAAAATGCAACACCATGCTGACGATGTGTCGTTGTGAGCGTGAGTGGCCCGGCATGGGACAGAATCGCTCGAATAACCACTCCGGGGTGCGGCCTGATGCTTCTTGATCTCACTGGTAAGAAGATCCTTGTTACTGGCATCGCCAACAACCGCTCCATTGCCTGGGGCATCGCGCAACAGCTCAAGGCGGCTGGAGCCGAGCTTGGGATCACCTATCTGCCTGATGAGAAGGGTCGATTTGAAACCAAGGTTCGTGAGCTCACGGCTCCGTTAGAGCCGTCGTTGTTTTTGCCTCTCAATGTTCAGGATGCCGCTCAGATGGAGACGGTGTTCGCTGAAATCAAAGACAAGTGGGGGCAGCTTGATGGCCTCGTGCACTGTTTGGCTTTTGCGGGGAAAGAAGAACTGGTGGGCGACTTCAGTGCCACCACGGCTGAGGGTTTTGCCCGTGCTTTAGAGATCAGCGCCTATTCCCTTGCTCCTCTTTGCCGTCACGCCAAGCCGTTGTTCAGCGAGAAAGCGGGTGTGGTGACCTTGACCTACCTCGGCGCTGAGCGAGCGATCCCTAACTACAACGTGATGGGTGTGGCCAAGGCGGCGCTGGAAGCCTCCGTTCGCTATCTCTCCGCTGAGCTTGGGCCCGAAAAGCAGGTGCGAGTGAATGCGATCAGTGCTGGCCCGATCCGCACGCTGGCGAGTTCTGCGATCGGAGGGATCCTCGACATGATCCACAACGTGGAGGAGAAGGCACCACTGCGCCGTACGGTCACTCAAAACGAAGTAGGGAACACTGCGGCGTTCCTGCTCAGTGATTTGTCGAGTGGCATTTCTGGCCAAACCATTTATGTGGATGCTGGTTATTGCATCAACGGCATGTGATTCGGCCGCGCGGATGTCTTGATGACCTGCAGCTCTCTGACGTTGCTTCCGGAAACGTTGGTGCAGGTTCTCGGCCTGCTTCTCAGCCTTCCCCTGGGTTTCCGCTATAGCCAGGCCTACAGCCGCTGGTGGGAAGCGCGTGTGCTCTGGGGGGCAATGGTCAATCAAAGTCGCAATTGGCGTGATTTGATCACGCGTGTTTTGCCTCGCCAGTTGGCACCGTCCTCGAGCATCTGTTCGTTGATCGCCAGTTCGCCTTGCCCATGGATCGGTTTTGTGCCCTGATCAGCCTTGATCTTCTGGGGGCCTCCAACCCACTGGCTCAACCTTCTCCCACGAAGGGCCCCTGGCTGCGCTGAGCGTGATTCGCGATGATCTAGTCAGTCACGGGGCGTCGAGCGGCGCCGGAACGCATGCGCACTGGGGAGATTCACCGCGTTACAGGCGAGACCGATGTCAGCGTTCGGCTCGGGCTTGA
This window harbors:
- a CDS encoding NUDIX hydrolase, yielding MAPLPAPEPSMCLETLETMDARKIRFERNRIRLPMGVEGTFGIIRHPGASLAVPINADGQVVILRQYRFAVQARLLEFPAGTLEEGEDPLESMQRELGEEAGYSAARWDSLGPMLPCPGYSDEVIHCFLARDLTRLEHPPAGDDDEDLEVILMSPSELDARLASGDEWLDGKSVTAWFRAKQLLGL
- the fabI gene encoding enoyl-ACP reductase FabI; translated protein: MLLDLTGKKILVTGIANNRSIAWGIAQQLKAAGAELGITYLPDEKGRFETKVRELTAPLEPSLFLPLNVQDAAQMETVFAEIKDKWGQLDGLVHCLAFAGKEELVGDFSATTAEGFARALEISAYSLAPLCRHAKPLFSEKAGVVTLTYLGAERAIPNYNVMGVAKAALEASVRYLSAELGPEKQVRVNAISAGPIRTLASSAIGGILDMIHNVEEKAPLRRTVTQNEVGNTAAFLLSDLSSGISGQTIYVDAGYCINGM
- the folK gene encoding 2-amino-4-hydroxy-6-hydroxymethyldihydropteridine diphosphokinase, translating into MTPPVRNSLADQSYSLAVALGANQASPAGSPLQTLTAVRPLLEGVMRSWAQSMEGSNPGTRTPHCNSSALTLSWSPLQQTAPVGGPIDQPSYLNAVLLVKGMDVKPASTTALHLLDALQQLEQSFGRNRSQEERWGPRPLDLDLLFWGELRLDHPRLTLPHPRLHLRCFVMEPLLAAMQNSTPWLS
- a CDS encoding bestrophin family ion channel: MTCSSLTLLPETLVQVLGLLLSLPLGFRYSQAYSRWWEARVLWGAMVNQSRNWRDLITRVLPRQLAPSSSICSLIASSPCPWIGFVP
- a CDS encoding FAD-binding domain-containing protein, giving the protein MAASRVLFWHRRDLRLADNLGLQAAVEISPAVTGVYVLDPALIHPPESLPPMAPARLWFLVETLRELQQRWSEAGSRLLVVAGDPVQVLPRLASLLEVPAVVWSRDVEPYARERDRQVAKALQADGRKVLVDWDQLLLAPDLIKTGGGDPYRVYGPFLRNWRGQVERSAPTTVDAPMALIDLEAETLVAVSGGEGSLGRLCAEGQRQLEQLQVEHGFHGVDLCPSRPGEAAAAEQLATFADGALLAYEPDRNFPGMPGTSYLSAGLSVGTVSPRQAWCAAQGAKEIARSDEQRQAITVWEQELCWREFYQQALFHFPELVDGPYREQWRRFPWENNNDWFDAWQEGQTGMPIIDAAMRQLNQSGWMHNRCRMIVASFLVKDLICDWRWGERAFMELEVDGDLAANNGGWQWSASSGMDPKPLRIFNPATQASKFDAEGEYIREWVPELRHVNTKDLISGEIAALERRGYPELLINHKVQQAKFKALYATIRS
- a CDS encoding DegT/DnrJ/EryC1/StrS aminotransferase family protein, with protein sequence MQVPPFSLTDQLADLGSELDDAVLRVLRSGQYIGGAEIKTFEDAFAASVNCRHAVGCNSGTDALVLALRGLGIGSGDEVITASFSFFATAEAISAVGATPVFVDVDPETYLIDLNLIEAAITPATKVLLPVHLFGRPVDMARIMDISHRHGLKVVEDCAQATGASWDSKPVGSWGDVGCFSFFPTKNLGAAGDGGAMTCQDDALAQRMRELAVHGMPRRYLHTALGYNSRLDSIQAAVLNVKLPHLNEWVEKRTAIAKRYLDVLKDLPGVQLPDSAAEESVGHGWNQFVVRVRLCPGHQPSCGGTCAEAASPLGLPTSRCRDWLKQSLQEQGVNTIIYYPIPIHRQPAYDDQKHAEDDLPITDQLCSEVLSLPIFPELTSEQQDRVIAVLREQLVAQSQERMVA
- a CDS encoding FAD-binding domain-containing protein, yielding MSRLPHVAPLSWPSESTDLPRDLHERSALNSLLAQEFPTASGELSPIAGGRAAAEWQLSAIDAKRYGRSRNHLNGSVTRLSPYIRHGILTLAEVRDAVFSQLKQNNQARNDGGKLINELGWRDFWQRMWLDLGDRVYDDQEDHKTGHDASEYQQDLPDDIREGQTQLACMDGFRNELVTHGWLHNHARMWMAAYLVHWRRVHWRAGADWFLEHLLDGDPASNHLSWQWVASSFSHKPYFFNRQNLERYSNGLYCQDCPSNKSCPFDRSYEQLEQQLFKVQPAIREGTARRSSRPSSRPSTQRF
- a CDS encoding thioredoxin family protein, translating into MVLTPSTMLPLQHPLPRFSLPLVSGHAPWSSLDAVVNSRDLPGRPLLVMLICAHCPFVKHVEPEISRMEADFGDQMTLIAISSNSLTTHPQDGRDGLRQQADQQGWSFPYLLDEQQTLAKDLRGACTPEFYAFAPDADGTQTLRYRGQLDASRPGNNQPLDGADLRAALTNILAGTPVSETQLPSVGCNIKWDPGEEPPWFDQST